The proteins below are encoded in one region of Acidithiobacillus ferrooxidans ATCC 23270:
- the hisS gene encoding histidine--tRNA ligase, whose amino-acid sequence MAGKELQAVRGMNDIFPEESAGWQALEGDLRMLLALYDYGEVRLPLVESTELFARAIGDATDIVQKEMYTFADRNGDSLTLRPEGTAGCVRAAIQARSIRGQTPRYYYMGPMFRHERPQKGRYRQFHQLGVEVFGLPAAGTDAEVIVLSARILRTAGVTASLQINSLGSPAARIRYRTLLLDYLRPRRGELCADCRERMERNPLRVLDCKVPACQEIARMAPHLVDHLDEDSAAHFASLQSLLTALDIPYLVNHSLVRGLDYYNRTVFEWVTDALGAQGTVLAGGRYDGLVAQLGGADTPAIGFAVGLERLLALQALQGRGIEAPHPLLFIGALDDIAVARAWRIAERLRDAGISVVTGGPATFKNVMKQAERSRARFQALIGAEQIAGEPLILKEQAGEGRWQGDPEALYEGLRSLGVDFPQHAPHTVPNFATARTSS is encoded by the coding sequence ATGGCGGGTAAAGAGTTGCAGGCGGTACGTGGTATGAATGACATTTTCCCGGAGGAGAGCGCGGGGTGGCAGGCGTTGGAAGGTGACCTGCGGATGTTGCTGGCGCTCTACGACTACGGTGAAGTGCGTCTGCCTCTTGTGGAATCGACGGAACTCTTTGCCCGTGCCATTGGCGATGCCACCGATATCGTCCAGAAGGAGATGTACACTTTCGCCGATCGCAATGGAGACAGCCTTACCCTGCGGCCGGAGGGCACAGCGGGATGCGTGCGTGCGGCTATTCAGGCCCGGAGCATACGGGGCCAGACCCCGCGTTATTATTACATGGGGCCGATGTTTCGGCACGAGCGTCCGCAAAAGGGCCGCTACCGACAGTTTCACCAACTGGGTGTGGAGGTTTTCGGGCTGCCTGCGGCGGGCACTGATGCCGAGGTTATCGTCCTGTCAGCGCGGATTCTACGGACGGCTGGGGTTACCGCTTCGCTGCAGATCAACTCACTGGGGAGCCCGGCGGCGCGTATCCGCTATCGAACCCTGCTGCTGGACTATCTGCGCCCACGGCGTGGGGAGCTCTGTGCCGACTGTCGGGAACGGATGGAGCGCAACCCGCTGCGCGTACTCGATTGCAAGGTGCCTGCCTGTCAGGAGATCGCCCGCATGGCTCCGCATTTGGTGGATCATCTGGACGAAGACTCCGCCGCTCATTTCGCCAGTCTGCAATCGTTGCTGACCGCGCTCGATATCCCGTATCTGGTCAATCACAGCCTTGTACGCGGCCTGGATTATTACAACCGTACGGTTTTTGAATGGGTGACGGACGCGCTTGGTGCCCAGGGCACGGTGCTGGCGGGTGGTCGTTATGACGGCTTGGTCGCACAGTTGGGTGGCGCTGATACGCCGGCGATCGGCTTTGCCGTGGGCCTTGAAAGACTACTGGCGTTGCAGGCGCTGCAGGGGAGGGGGATAGAGGCGCCCCATCCTTTACTGTTTATCGGCGCACTGGATGATATTGCGGTGGCCCGTGCGTGGCGGATCGCCGAACGGCTGCGGGATGCAGGTATTTCCGTGGTAACCGGGGGCCCCGCTACCTTCAAGAACGTCATGAAGCAGGCGGAACGTTCTCGCGCCAGATTCCAGGCCCTGATTGGCGCAGAGCAAATCGCCGGTGAGCCGCTGATCCTCAAGGAACAGGCCGGAGAAGGCCGCTGGCAGGGAGATCCCGAGGCGTTGTACGAGGGTTTGCGCAGCCTTGGCGTTGATTTCCCGCAGCATGCACCCCATACTGTCCCCAATTTTGCCACAGCCAGAACCTCATCGTGA
- a CDS encoding YfgM family protein encodes MTGPELSEFLYRHRVSVIAGIIIVLLAAMGFFGYEKYQRHQVERAAVLYNELVDTLVAGQTSTARASADTLVHQYGHTPYAIFARFFLARMDSESNQIPAAEAELNSVIQAKNAPRGLKSIATLSLARLYLDQKQAQKALDMLKAPDAAFATLQNEIQGDAYVALHQDGKAMRAYQAAIAALPAADPYRSYLQMKMANIGVAP; translated from the coding sequence GTGACCGGTCCAGAACTCTCCGAATTCCTTTATCGCCATCGAGTTTCCGTTATCGCGGGCATCATCATTGTCCTGCTCGCGGCAATGGGCTTTTTCGGCTACGAAAAATACCAGCGCCATCAGGTGGAGCGTGCTGCCGTACTGTATAACGAACTGGTGGATACCCTCGTCGCGGGGCAGACCAGTACGGCACGTGCCAGCGCGGATACGCTGGTGCATCAATATGGACACACACCCTACGCCATTTTCGCCCGTTTTTTTCTGGCCCGCATGGACAGCGAAAGCAACCAGATCCCGGCGGCGGAAGCGGAGCTCAACAGTGTCATCCAGGCCAAGAATGCGCCGAGGGGGCTGAAGAGCATCGCAACCCTCAGCCTGGCCCGGCTTTACCTGGACCAAAAGCAGGCGCAGAAGGCTCTGGATATGCTGAAAGCGCCGGATGCGGCCTTCGCCACCCTGCAGAACGAAATTCAGGGAGATGCCTATGTGGCACTTCATCAGGACGGCAAAGCCATGCGGGCTTACCAGGCAGCCATCGCCGCCCTTCCGGCCGCCGATCCTTACCGCAGCTACCTGCAGATGAAGATGGCCAATATCGGAGTGGCACCATGA
- the bamB gene encoding outer membrane protein assembly factor BamB produces the protein MNPRHFSRALGRMVALGAVATLLNGCGILSWFHSTPSPKTPPPLAKGMDKVSFSTEWQARLYGIWQVNPYQGTLIAHGKGQIVVADASGRLVSLTDGGHQMWTRSLDGRTARGPTLANGVVYTGTDTGKVYAFTAKDGHPLWAIQLSSEVLTPVVAAGDHLLVQTVDGHLWALDPNNGKVQWTFSMNQPTLILRAVATPTVHDGVVYAGFADGTVVALSLGSGAELWRAQVALPHGSNALARMVDVAASPVVAGGQVITAAYQGNLAAYALQGGTQNWSIPMSVYQTPVLEDGHLLVADADGRISSVDPASGNVLWRNDRLSGHYLTGFGLCGGSLLTTDNAGYLYVIDPQTGHRIGQTRLSDSGIQSTPVCLGSGQILALSDAGTLYRIHLAKR, from the coding sequence ATGAACCCGCGACATTTCTCCCGCGCTCTCGGGCGCATGGTAGCGCTGGGTGCGGTGGCCACTCTGCTGAATGGTTGTGGTATCCTGTCCTGGTTTCATTCCACTCCTTCCCCCAAGACTCCGCCGCCCCTCGCCAAAGGGATGGATAAAGTATCCTTCTCCACCGAATGGCAGGCCCGTCTCTATGGTATCTGGCAGGTCAATCCCTATCAGGGCACGTTGATTGCCCATGGCAAAGGGCAGATTGTGGTCGCTGACGCATCCGGGCGTCTGGTCAGCTTGACTGACGGTGGTCACCAGATGTGGACGCGCAGCCTGGATGGCCGGACGGCGCGCGGTCCGACACTGGCAAACGGCGTGGTTTATACCGGTACAGACACTGGAAAAGTCTATGCGTTTACTGCAAAGGACGGCCATCCGCTCTGGGCCATACAGTTGAGTTCTGAAGTGCTTACTCCGGTAGTGGCGGCGGGTGACCATCTTCTGGTGCAGACGGTGGATGGGCATCTCTGGGCTCTCGACCCGAATAATGGCAAGGTGCAATGGACATTCTCCATGAATCAGCCGACCCTCATCCTGCGTGCGGTGGCTACGCCAACGGTGCATGACGGAGTGGTGTATGCCGGTTTTGCGGACGGAACGGTGGTGGCTCTTAGCCTGGGGTCCGGTGCAGAGCTCTGGCGGGCGCAGGTCGCCTTACCCCACGGCAGCAATGCATTGGCGCGTATGGTGGATGTGGCCGCAAGCCCGGTGGTTGCGGGAGGGCAGGTCATTACTGCAGCCTATCAGGGGAATCTGGCTGCTTACGCGTTGCAGGGCGGCACCCAGAACTGGAGTATACCGATGTCCGTCTATCAGACGCCGGTGCTGGAGGACGGCCATCTGCTCGTCGCGGATGCCGATGGGCGGATATCCTCCGTAGACCCAGCTTCCGGCAACGTGCTCTGGCGCAATGATCGTCTTAGCGGGCATTATTTGACCGGGTTTGGCCTCTGTGGCGGGAGCCTGCTGACCACGGACAATGCGGGTTATCTCTATGTCATCGATCCACAGACTGGGCACCGCATAGGTCAGACGCGGCTGTCCGATAGCGGTATTCAAAGTACGCCCGTTTGTCTGGGAAGTGGCCAGATCCTAGCCCTCAGTGATGCGGGCACCTTGTATCGAATCCACCTGGCAAAGCGCTAA
- the der gene encoding ribosome biogenesis GTPase Der, translating into MTAVIALVGRPNVGKSTFFNRLTRTREALVADLPGLTRDRHYGTAQFEGRQYLVVDTGGFEPEEREGLVAAMAAQTRLAITEADAICFLVDAKEGLSTQDAEIAQELRRGGKPIYLVVNKMDAKGAVSELPEFYRLGLGTPYTISAAHGHGVEPLLEAIFSDLPTSEDDTADAARKGPRIAMLGRPNVGKSTLVNTMLGEKRVLVFDEPGTTRDSIRIPYERQGKPYVMIDTAGMRRRARVGEGLEKLSVLKTLSALREADVVLLVLDARLGIAEQDAHLVGVAVELGRPIVVVVNKWDGMTPEERKAVKQELERRLDFIRYAPVYTISALHGTGVGDLYKSIDQLWIDSRRHFSTAELNRALADVIETHQPPMVGGRRIKLRYCHQGGENPITLVFHGNQLTRLPGTYKRYLESAFRRALHLEAVPLRLVFRQGENPYDPQPKNGRQH; encoded by the coding sequence ATGACTGCTGTTATCGCCCTGGTGGGGCGCCCCAACGTGGGTAAATCCACCTTCTTCAATCGCCTGACGCGCACCCGCGAGGCACTGGTGGCAGACCTCCCGGGTCTTACCCGGGATCGCCACTATGGTACCGCGCAGTTTGAAGGGCGCCAGTATCTGGTGGTCGATACCGGTGGTTTTGAACCGGAAGAGCGGGAAGGTCTGGTAGCGGCCATGGCGGCGCAAACCCGCCTCGCCATCACCGAGGCTGATGCCATTTGCTTCCTCGTGGATGCCAAGGAAGGCCTTTCCACTCAGGATGCGGAAATCGCTCAGGAGTTGCGCCGCGGGGGTAAACCCATCTATCTGGTCGTAAACAAGATGGATGCGAAAGGCGCCGTGAGCGAACTGCCTGAGTTTTATCGCCTTGGTCTGGGTACACCCTATACCATTTCTGCTGCTCATGGGCACGGCGTCGAACCGTTGCTGGAGGCAATCTTTTCCGATTTGCCGACTTCTGAGGATGATACCGCAGACGCGGCGAGAAAGGGGCCGCGTATCGCTATGCTTGGTCGACCCAACGTAGGGAAGTCGACGCTGGTCAACACCATGCTGGGTGAAAAGCGCGTTCTCGTTTTTGACGAACCCGGAACCACACGGGATAGCATCCGTATTCCTTACGAGCGCCAGGGAAAACCCTATGTCATGATCGATACTGCCGGTATGCGGCGCCGCGCGCGGGTCGGCGAGGGACTCGAAAAACTGAGCGTATTGAAAACCCTGAGTGCACTGCGCGAGGCAGATGTGGTGCTGCTGGTGCTGGATGCGCGTCTGGGCATCGCCGAGCAGGATGCCCACCTGGTGGGTGTCGCGGTCGAACTGGGGCGTCCCATCGTGGTGGTGGTCAACAAATGGGATGGCATGACCCCCGAAGAGCGCAAGGCCGTAAAGCAGGAACTGGAAAGACGGCTGGACTTTATTCGCTACGCGCCGGTCTATACCATATCCGCTTTGCATGGTACGGGTGTGGGTGATCTCTATAAGAGTATCGATCAGCTATGGATTGATTCTCGTCGTCATTTCTCCACAGCCGAACTGAACCGTGCCCTGGCCGATGTGATCGAGACCCATCAACCACCCATGGTGGGTGGGCGACGCATCAAACTGCGTTACTGTCATCAGGGGGGAGAGAACCCCATCACCCTGGTGTTTCATGGGAACCAACTGACGCGCCTGCCCGGTACCTACAAACGTTATCTGGAAAGCGCCTTCCGGCGAGCCCTCCATTTGGAGGCTGTACCCCTGCGTCTGGTCTTCCGGCAGGGAGAAAACCCCTACGATCCGCAACCAAAAAACGGGAGACAACATTAA
- the pstS gene encoding phosphate ABC transporter substrate-binding protein PstS, whose product MLHRLKKEVTRSVKGAVILSALSLSALYALPASAAPTISLLETGSTLLYPLFNLWVPVYTKMNPGIQITTQGTGSGTGIAEAISGVAQIGASDAYMSDAQIKQHPNILNIPLAISIQMINYNVPGLNNVHLKLSGPVLAGIYSGKITNWDDAAIAKLNPGIKLPNHKIIPVHRTDGSGDTFIFTTYLSDTTPAWSNSVGYSTTVSWPAVPGGIGAEGNPGMVQALKTTPYGIAYIGISWKKPVEEAHLGMAMLENRAGKFVLPTVANAKAAAGEMVKKTPADERISLVYAPGASSYPIINYEYAIVSKTQPNAEVATAMRKFLNWAIDPKGGNAPHFITAVNFVPLPDSAAKLSRKQIAEIQ is encoded by the coding sequence ATGCTGCATCGCTTGAAGAAAGAAGTAACACGTAGTGTCAAAGGTGCCGTAATTCTGTCCGCGCTGAGCCTTTCTGCCCTGTATGCCCTGCCTGCTTCGGCGGCTCCGACCATCTCGCTGCTGGAAACCGGCTCCACCCTGCTGTACCCGCTCTTCAATCTGTGGGTTCCTGTGTACACCAAGATGAACCCCGGTATTCAGATCACCACTCAGGGCACGGGCAGCGGTACCGGCATCGCTGAGGCGATCTCTGGCGTGGCCCAGATTGGCGCTTCTGACGCCTACATGAGTGATGCTCAGATCAAGCAGCATCCCAATATCCTGAACATCCCGCTGGCCATCTCCATTCAAATGATCAATTACAACGTTCCCGGTCTGAATAACGTGCATCTGAAGCTGTCCGGTCCGGTGCTCGCGGGCATCTACTCCGGCAAGATCACCAACTGGGATGACGCGGCCATTGCCAAGCTGAATCCTGGCATAAAGCTGCCCAACCACAAGATTATTCCGGTGCATCGTACCGATGGGTCCGGTGACACCTTCATTTTCACCACCTATCTGTCTGATACAACCCCTGCATGGAGCAATAGCGTGGGTTACAGTACGACGGTGAGCTGGCCAGCAGTCCCCGGTGGCATTGGTGCGGAAGGTAACCCCGGCATGGTGCAGGCCCTGAAAACGACACCTTACGGCATCGCCTATATCGGCATTAGTTGGAAGAAACCGGTGGAAGAGGCCCATTTGGGAATGGCCATGCTGGAGAACCGCGCCGGCAAGTTCGTACTGCCGACCGTGGCGAACGCCAAGGCTGCGGCGGGTGAGATGGTCAAAAAGACCCCGGCTGACGAGCGGATCAGTCTGGTCTACGCCCCAGGCGCCAGTTCCTACCCCATCATCAACTACGAATATGCGATCGTCAGCAAGACGCAGCCCAATGCCGAAGTGGCTACCGCCATGCGTAAGTTCCTGAACTGGGCTATTGATCCGAAGGGTGGTAATGCGCCACACTTCATTACCGCGGTGAACTTTGTACCACTACCCGATAGCGCTGCGAAGCTTTCCCGCAAGCAGATCGCGGAAATTCAGTAA
- the pstC gene encoding phosphate ABC transporter permease subunit PstC, with protein MKTPVFRVGLIVTASFLPLSLIALIVFLVIYSWPAIQFNQLHFLWTNDWNLGNLYGNPVEVRGAQIMPGAKYGIWFLVVGTIVSSILAMLIAMPVAIGAAYFLSEGVRRSWAGPLSLFVDLLAAIPSVVYGLWGYALLVPLFGQTIFPFMAKTFSLIPFLGGEPGSGYGLLTSAFVLAVMIIPLISATLRESIQMTEPALKEAGLSLGLNRLEVFWHITLPKLKTVLIGVGILALGRALGETMAVLMVSGNALNYLPNNIYAPISTMAAFIASQLDSALQDPTNMAVEALSEIALVLLLITVVVNFAARLLLWMARVR; from the coding sequence ATGAAAACTCCTGTATTCAGGGTAGGGTTGATCGTTACGGCTAGCTTTTTACCACTTTCATTAATTGCATTGATTGTCTTTTTGGTCATTTATTCATGGCCGGCCATTCAGTTTAATCAGCTTCATTTTTTGTGGACGAACGACTGGAATCTGGGGAATCTATATGGTAACCCGGTTGAGGTACGCGGCGCGCAGATCATGCCCGGGGCAAAATATGGTATCTGGTTTCTTGTCGTCGGTACCATTGTCAGTTCGATACTGGCCATGTTGATAGCGATGCCCGTAGCGATCGGGGCGGCATATTTCCTGAGTGAAGGTGTGCGCAGATCCTGGGCCGGCCCGTTGTCTCTTTTCGTCGATTTACTGGCGGCCATTCCCAGCGTCGTTTATGGACTATGGGGATACGCCCTGCTGGTACCGCTTTTTGGCCAGACGATTTTTCCCTTTATGGCCAAGACGTTTTCTTTGATTCCGTTCCTCGGCGGTGAGCCAGGGAGTGGCTATGGGCTGCTTACCTCGGCCTTTGTGCTGGCGGTAATGATCATTCCACTGATTTCTGCCACCCTGCGCGAGTCCATCCAGATGACGGAACCGGCTTTGAAGGAAGCGGGTCTGAGTCTGGGCCTGAATCGCCTGGAGGTTTTCTGGCATATCACCCTGCCCAAATTGAAGACAGTGTTGATCGGAGTGGGTATTCTCGCCCTGGGCCGAGCCCTGGGAGAAACCATGGCGGTTCTGATGGTCAGTGGCAATGCGTTGAATTATCTGCCCAACAATATTTATGCGCCGATCTCCACCATGGCCGCATTTATTGCCTCACAACTGGATAGCGCACTACAGGATCCGACGAATATGGCCGTTGAGGCCCTTTCGGAAATTGCCCTGGTGCTCCTGCTCATTACGGTGGTAGTGAACTTTGCAGCGCGTTTACTGCTGTGGATGGCGAGGGTACGCTGA
- the pstA gene encoding phosphate ABC transporter permease PstA, with product MASKAVENGITTISRAKGFKVSLYRRAMSAFAWLFVVFSFVFLATMFISIVGDVVVHAWPALTPKLFTDITNGIGGGLKNAIEGSVVMSVGALLLAAPIGISAGIYLSEHGQGGAGKMLRFLSDVLVGIPSIVLGYVGYITMVIYLGWQFSVAAGIITLTVMLLPYIARSTELAMANIPLAVREAGYGLGAGEGRVALQILLPGAAPAIMTGLFYAVALSMGETAPLLYTAGWSNYMWNGHFTKEPIGYLTYVIWTFINEPFAESHMLAFAAAFLITGGVLILILTGRWLLIRGQRRMGVYQG from the coding sequence ATGGCCAGCAAGGCAGTTGAAAACGGCATTACCACCATATCCCGCGCGAAGGGCTTCAAGGTATCTTTATACCGGCGCGCGATGTCCGCATTCGCCTGGTTGTTCGTGGTGTTTTCGTTTGTTTTTCTTGCGACAATGTTTATTTCCATTGTTGGGGATGTGGTCGTTCACGCATGGCCGGCGTTGACACCAAAATTATTCACGGACATTACCAATGGTATCGGTGGTGGTCTCAAAAATGCTATCGAAGGCTCCGTTGTCATGTCCGTCGGGGCGTTGCTTCTGGCGGCACCGATCGGCATTTCTGCCGGAATATACCTGAGCGAGCATGGGCAGGGCGGAGCCGGAAAAATGCTGCGTTTTCTTTCGGATGTGCTGGTCGGCATCCCGTCCATCGTGCTGGGCTATGTCGGCTATATCACCATGGTCATTTATCTGGGTTGGCAGTTCTCAGTAGCGGCGGGAATCATCACCCTGACAGTGATGTTGCTGCCCTACATCGCCCGCTCCACCGAACTGGCGATGGCCAATATTCCGCTGGCGGTACGTGAGGCTGGTTACGGCCTGGGTGCGGGCGAAGGGCGCGTAGCGCTGCAGATCCTCCTGCCAGGCGCGGCACCGGCGATCATGACGGGGCTTTTCTATGCCGTCGCGCTGTCCATGGGAGAAACGGCGCCGCTCCTGTATACGGCGGGTTGGTCCAACTACATGTGGAATGGACACTTTACCAAAGAACCCATCGGCTACCTGACCTACGTCATATGGACGTTTATCAACGAACCTTTTGCTGAATCTCATATGCTCGCATTTGCGGCGGCTTTTCTGATTACCGGGGGCGTGCTGATCCTGATCCTGACCGGTCGCTGGTTGCTGATACGCGGACAACGTCGCATGGGCGTTTATCAGGGATAA
- a CDS encoding hemerythrin domain-containing protein, translating to MSIQPAISPAPTVSAQNMIDVCGMPYAVAQPLIYAATTRLAIGQRVRVLADTDPSAMMRAVAFQLRDAISWRFETDGKLWQIDIRPRAEAEAKDVVDLLTWDHYRLDRQFADILAAANQNRITDAETLFSDYWIGLRRHVHLENNILGPTLGGGEIEGPLADMLLEHDSIIIQSKLVEETLMEKDYGMLPAICAVLSGSLAKHENREENTLFPIWQTTDNSDRGRAAEFLALSKEVLAGAEDQQVNGIFPGCAR from the coding sequence ATGTCAATTCAACCAGCAATATCGCCCGCACCCACAGTCTCGGCCCAGAACATGATCGACGTATGTGGCATGCCTTACGCGGTGGCGCAACCGCTGATTTACGCCGCCACGACCCGCCTGGCAATAGGGCAGCGGGTACGGGTATTGGCGGACACGGATCCCAGTGCCATGATGCGGGCAGTGGCTTTTCAGTTGCGTGACGCCATCTCCTGGCGTTTTGAAACGGATGGCAAGCTCTGGCAGATAGACATACGACCCCGCGCCGAAGCGGAAGCCAAGGATGTGGTAGACCTACTGACCTGGGATCACTACCGACTGGACCGCCAGTTTGCTGACATTTTGGCTGCCGCCAACCAAAATCGGATCACAGATGCAGAAACCCTCTTCAGCGATTACTGGATCGGTCTCCGCCGCCACGTCCATCTGGAAAACAATATCCTCGGTCCGACTTTGGGTGGCGGAGAGATAGAAGGTCCACTTGCGGACATGCTCCTTGAACACGACAGCATCATCATCCAGTCCAAGCTGGTGGAAGAGACGTTGATGGAAAAGGATTATGGTATGTTGCCCGCCATTTGCGCAGTGCTATCCGGATCCCTGGCCAAACATGAAAACCGCGAAGAAAACACCCTCTTCCCTATCTGGCAAACCACCGACAATAGCGACCGGGGTCGCGCTGCCGAGTTCCTGGCCCTCTCCAAAGAGGTGCTGGCGGGCGCAGAGGATCAGCAAGTCAACGGGATTTTCCCCGGTTGCGCCCGGTAA
- a CDS encoding thioredoxin fold domain-containing protein: MFKKSLVIMARALLAAWLVSSISACAKKTPASSTSTESAATATATSSMAAVPAKMTPSDLWKLMGKKLTYIQEGHHGPVVYDFTDTNCPFCHLIYVVEARLIREGKLTVRYVPVAIIKPSSMPEAAAILQADNPVAALQKAEDAIDKGMKTGKPAKLARATDAIGKASPKTIEAIKKIEANNVFLQEVDIDELPDIIYLPKKGKLGLITGLISEKKLTELLPQMQ; this comes from the coding sequence ATGTTTAAAAAGTCACTGGTGATCATGGCTCGTGCATTATTGGCAGCGTGGTTGGTATCGTCTATTTCGGCTTGTGCAAAAAAAACACCTGCGTCGTCCACATCCACAGAAAGCGCGGCGACCGCTACTGCAACGTCCAGCATGGCCGCCGTACCCGCTAAAATGACTCCGAGCGATCTCTGGAAACTGATGGGGAAAAAACTTACCTATATCCAGGAGGGCCACCATGGACCTGTCGTTTACGATTTTACGGATACAAATTGCCCATTTTGTCATCTTATATATGTGGTCGAAGCCCGTCTCATTCGAGAAGGAAAATTGACGGTCCGCTATGTTCCTGTCGCTATAATAAAGCCCAGCAGCATGCCGGAGGCTGCTGCCATATTGCAGGCTGATAACCCTGTAGCGGCCTTGCAAAAGGCCGAAGACGCCATTGATAAGGGCATGAAGACAGGCAAGCCAGCCAAGCTCGCACGTGCTACGGACGCAATCGGCAAGGCGTCACCAAAAACCATCGAGGCGATCAAAAAGATAGAAGCAAACAATGTGTTCTTGCAGGAAGTGGATATCGACGAGCTCCCGGATATTATCTATCTGCCCAAGAAAGGCAAGCTTGGGCTGATAACGGGATTGATAAGCGAGAAGAAGCTCACGGAACTGCTACCGCAAATGCAATGA
- a CDS encoding sulfite exporter TauE/SafE family protein — MQSLSTVWWVLPGLFLAGIGAGFINVLAGAGSMLTLPALIFVGLDPIAANGTNRIGILLENLTAARTFYHHNLVDLKMGIKLALWTLPGAMLGAIAGIHIGNLWFQRILVVVLAVSTATMFLPKIVTGESTRPDGDASPWLYPTLLALGFYGGFMQLGIGFLFIFALRHFLTRDLAQVAAYKTLIIALYTLPTLVIFAWMGQVHWGAGIVIGMGGMIGARLATRLTMSRRGKLWVKVIMAIVILAMAARLWV, encoded by the coding sequence ATGCAATCACTCAGCACAGTATGGTGGGTCCTTCCTGGTTTGTTCCTTGCCGGTATAGGTGCCGGATTTATCAATGTTCTGGCGGGGGCGGGGTCCATGCTGACCCTGCCTGCACTCATTTTCGTGGGCCTTGATCCAATCGCCGCAAACGGCACCAACCGCATCGGCATCCTTTTGGAAAACCTCACCGCTGCGCGCACCTTTTACCACCATAACCTGGTGGATCTGAAAATGGGAATAAAGCTGGCGCTATGGACGTTGCCGGGCGCCATGCTGGGCGCCATTGCCGGTATCCATATCGGCAATCTCTGGTTTCAGCGTATATTGGTGGTTGTACTGGCAGTTAGCACTGCCACAATGTTTCTTCCAAAAATTGTTACCGGAGAATCCACACGTCCAGATGGTGATGCGTCGCCCTGGCTCTACCCCACGCTGCTCGCTCTGGGGTTTTACGGCGGCTTTATGCAGCTCGGTATCGGTTTTCTCTTTATCTTCGCACTGCGCCATTTTCTCACCAGAGATCTCGCACAGGTAGCTGCTTATAAAACCCTAATTATCGCATTGTACACCTTGCCGACTCTCGTTATCTTTGCCTGGATGGGGCAGGTTCACTGGGGTGCGGGCATCGTCATCGGTATGGGTGGTATGATTGGCGCGAGACTGGCTACGAGGCTTACCATGAGCCGCCGCGGAAAACTGTGGGTCAAGGTAATAATGGCGATAGTCATACTTGCGATGGCTGCCAGGCTTTGGGTTTGA